From one Plasmodium knowlesi strain H genome assembly, chromosome: 11 genomic stretch:
- a CDS encoding aldehyde reductase, putative, protein MKKRDALRYMHALCALFLLGAEANSNGVELLSGRSRVTRAVGRGGSSANSSGNSICSNRRRVALKRHLRGDSSQPECDTKSKQNVVRYFISPGGHRMEDLDQGIKRKIKRIGRTKQIERNSRTKQFALHMDKSKGDPSDHMFSLIRGGENKQGQTFPPGVTNKYVQKKTNVDDGTENRRRSPEEDDVTYKYVEEMEAKKINIRGVDIEYRVYNLEEGIYIVDNANYEKIKNLWDKDELKKAKENFEGSFGIRSQGIKEEDWIMLPLDYEEDKNIKLVKADFDNPTYDYIITYYDKERNYYFEYKRRNYYKPFRNTVHETPPYKSDLEEDRRYYGKEIIIPKKKLDNEIFRQPMLSDVLTGGCNREPIGLESWRYVKYPYGNLIEYQKYSQLYCVKKNGKDKPVMRYHYLGNSNLAVSEICLGTMNFGNYVDQKLAHELFDYAYEEFQVNFFDTAEIYPLPVSENYFGLSEEILGNWIKAKGKANRHKFVIATKICGRTDRIPWAKKYKGGKTTGKEAGVGVNMHGSGGDAPGNGQGNRDQNDRYQNDRYQNDRYQNDQYQNDRYQNDQYQNDRYQNNRYREESRSPMEKLEELKRKEELYLKEDYEALEKMKEMEKWKQSQTDDNLITLSKENIISSVDNCLMRLKTNYIDLLQLHWPDRYYPDQSSGDYSNVLYDYNKYTDDFVPFIEQLQAINELKKKGKIREWGLSNETPFGLLKFYDLCKQLNISPPVSVQLEYNLLCRNDVEKGFLEICRPQNTNVSILAYSPLCGGILTGKYLEYTDYTTKGRMLKFPSYMKRLRGSIATYIIRELYYLSQKYYFPNLTVAALKWVYTRSFVTSTVIGVSDFLQLRENLYSLTEDVLFTDKLEREINALHWKFRDPIRIIQ, encoded by the coding sequence atgaagaagagggaCGCATTAAGGTATATGCACGCTTTGTGCGCATTGTTCCTCCTGGGGGCTGAGGCGAATTCCAATGGAGTGGAGCTTCTTTCAGGTAGAAGCAGAGTTACCCGAGCAGTTGGGCGGGGAGGAAGTAGTGCCAACAGTAGCGGCAACAGTATCTGCAGCAACAGGAGGAGAGTCGCTCTGAAACGCCACCTCAGGGGAGATTCCTCGCAACCAGAATGCGACACAAAAAGTAAACAGAACGTAGTGAGGTACTTCATATCACCGGGAGGGCACCGTATGGAAGACTTAGACCAGgggataaaaaggaagatcaAGCGCATCGGGCGTACAAAACAGATCGAACGTAATAGCCGAACCAAACAATTCGCGCTACACATGGATAAGAGCAAGGGAGATCCTAGCGACCATATGTTTAGCCTGATCCGAGGGGGGGAGAATAAGCAAGGGCAGACATTCCCTCCAGGAGTAACAAACAAGtatgtacagaaaaaaacgaatgttGACGATGGAACGGAGAATCGTCGTCGTTCCCCGGAGGAAGACGACGTGACCTACAAATACgtagaagaaatggaagcaaaaaaaattaacatcaGGGGAGTTGACATAGAATATCGAGTATACAATttagaagaaggaatatacATTGTGGATAATGCAAATTatgagaaaataaagaatttaTGGGATAAGGACGAATTGAAGAAGGCTAAAGAAAATTTCGAAGGATCCTTTGGAATAAGAAGCCAAGGCATTAAAGAGGAGGACTGGATTATGCTCCCGCTAGATTATGAAGAagacaaaaatataaaattggTGAAGGCAGATTTTGACAATCCCACGTATGATTATATAATTACCTACTATGATAAGGAAAGGAATTACTACTTTGAatataaaaggagaaattattACAAACCTTTTCGAAACACAGTGCATGAAACACCACCATACAAATCTGATTTAGAGGAAGACAGAAGATATTATGGGAAAGAAATTATCATACCCAAGAAAAAGCTAGATAATGAAATATTTAGGCAACCAATGTTAAGTGATGTTTTGACAGGGGGGTGCAATAGAGAACCCATAGGATTAGAATCTTGGAGGTATGTAAAATATCCATATGGAAATTTAATAGAGTATCAAAAATACAGCCAACTTTattgtgttaaaaaaaatgggaaagatAAACCCGTTATGAGATATCATTATTTGGGGAATAGCAATTTAGCGGTTTCTGAAATTTGTTTAGGTACCATGAATTTCGGAAATTATGTGGATCAGAAATTGGCCCACGAGTTATTTGATTATGCTTATGAGGAATTCCAGGTGAATTTCTTCGATACGGCCGAAATATATCCTTTACCTGTTAGCGAGAACTACTTTGGGTTGTCGGAGGAAATTTTAGGGAACTGGATTAAGGCTAAGGGGAAGGCCAATCGGCACAAGTTTGTCATCGCGACGAAGATATGCGGCAGGACCGATAGGATTCCTTGGGCTAAGAAGtacaagggggggaagactACTGGAAAGGAGGCTGGTGTAGGTGTAAATATGCATGGCTCCGGGGGGGATGCACCAGGGAATGGACAGGGCAACCGCGACCAGAACGACCGATACCAGAACGACCGATACCAGAACGACCGATACCAGAACGATCAATACCAGAACGACCGATACCAGAACGATCAATACCAGAACGACCGATACCAGAACAACCGCTACCGGGAGGAGAGCAGAAGCCCCATGGAAAAGCTCGAGGAgctaaaaagaaaggaggaaTTATATTTGAAGGAGGACTATGAAgcgttggaaaaaatgaaagaaatggaaaagtggaaGCAGAGTCAGACAGATGACAATCTGATCACACTGAGCAAGGAAAATATCATTTCAAGTGTGGATAACTGCTTGATGAGACTGAAGACGAATTACATCGATCTGTTGCAACTGCATTGGCCGGACAGGTACTATCCTGATCAGTCTTCAGGAGATTATAGTAATGTGCTTTACGATTATAATAAGTACACTGATGATTTTGTGCCCTTTATAGAGCAGCTGCAAGCAATTaatgagttaaaaaaaaaagggaaaattagAGAATGGGGATTAAGTAATGAAACTCCCTTTGGGTTACTCAAATTTTACGATCTATGCAAACAGTTAAATATATCTCCACCCGTATCGGTGCAATTAGAATACAATTTATTATGTCGTAATGATGTAGAAAAAGGGTTTCTTGAAATTTGTAGACCTCAAAATACTAATGTTTCTATTTTGGCTTATTCACCCCTATGTGGCGGCATCTTAACGGGGAAATATTTAGAGTACACGGATTACACCAccaaaggaagaatgttGAAATTTCCTTCCTACATGAAGCGGTTGCGAGGGTCTATAGCTACTTATATAATTCGGGAACTGTATTATTTAAGTCAGAAATACTACTTCCCGAACTTGACTGTGGCCGCCCTAAAATGGGTGTACACAAGATCGTTCGTTACGTCTACTGTTATCGGAGTATCCGATTTTTTGCAGCTTCGGGAAAATTTGTACTCGCTTACAGAGGATGTGCTTTTTACGGACAAATTGGAGCGCGAGATAAACGCGTTGCACTGGAAATTCAGGGATCCCATCAGGATCATCCAGTGA
- a CDS encoding exosome complex component RRP45, putative, translating to MKSCKNNANFFWCNLKKKLRLDGRNFEDSRNISIYFFGEYGNVEVSIGHTKVICKITSEIVKPFDKRPNEGIIKVNLDIDSFTNVNDNSQISDECLEIKNLIERILKSSNLLNFESLCIIPHKKVWCLLVNIIVVENDGNLYDSCFLSAYSGLVHYRNNEVTVDSIGNIFIEQGETNYTPLSIHNTPILTTFAYFNCEDICLIDPSIQEEEFMSSKLSVALNKNGKLVSILKPGGSPISYEKILEAIELAKKRVKSILKILEDALEEDKNLRNSLKKRNLQIKYSSNPVHIKYDDARVHAKPLVIPPNKSVKNNINIEKIIKKYEQYIYSQEVKKEEKEKSAQVQTTLGDTTRTSQYLINEELRKLKQKIEPKNGNDFSYMDKYDDDISDISSNLDTKNEVNLGSADVGKIKRQEFSDTNSHLHNLKMQRTGEMPRKDMANPAGLKAMGVIRTGNDKIKGTVSSNPHFKGHPIFEDDKRKTSAQKHADSNDDSSDIDFSVAINQNLKKTKKKRN from the coding sequence ATGAAGAGCTGCAAAAACAATGCGAACTTCTTTTGGTGCAACTTGAAAAAGAAGCTTCGATTGGATGGACGAAATTTTGAAGACTCAAGGAATATttcgatatattttttcggaGAGTACGGAAATGTAGAGGTTTCCATTGGGCATACAAAAGTTATATGCAAAATCACAAGTGAAATTGTGAAGCCCTTTGATAAAAGACCAAATGAAGGAATAATAAAAGTAAATTTAGATATAGATAGTTTCACAAATGTAAATGACAATTCCCAAATTAGTGATGAATGtttggaaattaaaaatttaattgaAAGAATTTTAAAATCAAGTAATCTTTTAAACTTTGAATCTTTGTGTATTATCCCCCACAAGAAAGTGTGGTGTTTGTTAGTAAATATTATTGTCGTAGAAAACGATGGAAATTTATATGACTCTTGCTTTTTGTCTGCTTACAGTGGATTAGTACATTATCGAAATAATGAAGTGACAGTTGATAGTAttggaaatatatttatcgAACAAGGGGAGACGAATTACACCCCCTTGTCTATTCATAATACTCCTATTTTGACTACCTTTGCGTACTTCAATTGTGAAGATATATGCCTGATTGATCCATCGATACAGGAAGAAGAGTTTATGTCATCCAAATTATCCGTTGCACTTaataaaaacggaaaattaGTGAGTATATTGAAACCCGGGGGATCGCCCATATCGTATGAAAAGATACTTGAAGCTATCGAGCTagcgaaaaaaagagttaaaagcattttgaaaattttagaAGATGCATtagaggaagataaaaatttaagaaatagtttgaagaagagaaatttacaaataaaatattcttcaaatCCTGTACACATAAAATATGATGACGCAAGGGTTCATGCAAAACCGCTCGTTATTCCCCCGAACAAATcagtaaaaaataatatcaatattgaaaaaattataaagaaatatgaacaatatatatattcgcaggaggtgaagaaggaagaaaaagaaaaatcggCGCAGGTTCAGACAACCCTAGGGGATACTACGCGGACGAGTCAGTACCTCATAAATGAAGAGCTTCGAAAATTGAAGCAGAAAATAGAACCAAAGAATGGAAATGACTTTTCGTACATGGATAAGTATGATGACGATATCAGCGATATCAGTAGTAACCTTGATACAAAGAACGAAGTGAACCTTGGAAGTGCAGATGtgggaaagataaaaagacAAGAATTCAGCGACACCAACTCGCATCTGCATAATTTGAAAATGCAAAGAACGGGCGAGATGCCCAGAAAGGACATGGCTAACCCTGCAGGGTTGAAAGCGATGGGTGTCATCAGAACGGggaatgataaaattaaggGCACTGTTAGCTCAAATCCGCATTTTAAAGGACACCCAATTTTCGAGGATGATAAAAGGAAGACGAGTGCTCAGAAGCACGCCGACTCGAATGACGATTCATCCGACATAGACTTCTCCGTGGCCATTAaccaaaatttgaaaaaaacgaagaagaaaagaaactaG